Proteins co-encoded in one Marmota flaviventris isolate mMarFla1 chromosome 9, mMarFla1.hap1, whole genome shotgun sequence genomic window:
- the LOC114093583 gene encoding olfactory receptor 5L1-like translates to MIMAKENCTTVTEFILLGLSDVPEMRVLLFLVFLLIYGVTVLANLGMVALIQVSSQLHTPMYFFLSHLSLVDFCYSSIIVPKMLANIFTKDKAISFQGCMAQLYLFCTYAITEVFLLALMAYDRFVAICNPLLYMVIMSQKLCAGLVSSCYLYASICSLIHLCLTLEIPFYSSNVINHFFCDLPPLLNLACSDVTVNELLLFIVVNFNEVFTITIILTSYLFILITILKMRSAEGRRKAFSTCASHLTAIFVFHGTILFIYCQPSSGTSLDIDKVTTVFYTVVIPMLNPLIYSLRNKDVKEALRNVLYSKILSKTI, encoded by the coding sequence ATGATAATGGCCAAAGAAAACTGCACCACTGTGACAGAGTTCATTCTTCTGGGATTGTCAGATGTCCCTGAGATGAGAGTCCTCCTCTTCCTGGTGTTCCTTCTCATCTATGGAGTCACGGTGTTGGCcaacctgggcatggtggcactgaTCCAGGTTAGCTCTCAGCTGCACActcccatgtactttttcctcagCCACTTGTCCCTTGTGGACTTCTGCTACTCCTCAATCATAGTGCCCAAAATGCTGGCCAACATCTTTACCAAGGACAAAGCCATTTCTTTCCAGGGCTGCATGGCACAActctatttattttgtacttatgCAATTACAGAGGTCTTCCTGCTGGCactgatggcctatgaccgctttgtggccatctgcaacCCACTGCTGTACATGGTCATCATGTCCCAGAAGCTCTGTGCAGGGCTGGTCTCTAGCTGTTACCTCTATGCATCTATTTGTTCTCTGATTCATTTGTGCTTAACTCTGGAGATCCCATTCTACAGTTCAAATGTGATCAATCACTTCTTCTGTGACTTACCCCCACTCTTAAATCTTGCTTGTTCTGATGTCACTGTAAATGAGTTGCTGTTATTCATTGTGGTCAATTTCAATGAAGtcttcaccatcaccatcatcctcacctcctacctgtTCATTCTCATCACCATCCTGAAGATGCGCTCTGCAGAGGGGAGGCGCAAAGCTTTTTCCACCTGTGCCTCACACCTCACAGCCATCTTTGTCTTCCATGGAACAATCCTGTTCATTTATTGCCAACCCAGTTCTGGCACTAGTCTGGATATTGACAAAGTGACCACAGTGTTCTACACTGTGGTGATACCCATGCTGAACCCCCtgatctacagcctgaggaacaaggatgtGAAAGAAGCTCTCAGAAATGTGCTGTACTCCAAAATATTATCAAAGACAATTTGA